tcaacctttagatagccgaaaatgagatggaagaggatgaggagcgtagaaggagagatgacgaaacAAGAATGGCTAGAGCCTCACATTCCTGTCGAGTCATCCAAACCGTTGCTCAGATATACAGGCCCAACAGTTCAAGAAACtttgatagaagcaggcaacgacgTGGTGAAGAGCTTTTGGAcgattactttgtccataacagtGCATTTCCTAATACGTACTTCAGACGTCGTTTTAAAATGGaatgacatttgttcaacagaagcatgactgatgtttgcaaccatgattcttactttgtataaaagaaggatgcttgtggtgttatgggtctcctacctcagcaaaaaatcactgctgtgttgcggatgcttgcgtatggagcatctgcagaccaagtggatgagataatgaggatggggaaatcaaccattcttgaggccctgatgaggttttgcggagcAGTAGAATCTTTGTACACTGCAGAGTACCTCTGAAAACCTACTCacatggacttgcaaaggcttctgaagaagggcaagatgcgaggttttcctgggatgataagaagcatcgattgtatgcaatggacgtggaaaaactgtccaagtgcatggcaaggcgcatatggggacagaaaatgagcaaaatctattattttggaggcagtggcatcttttgatacatggatatggcacgcctttttcggggttccgggggctcaaaatgatctcaacgtccttgcccaatccccagtgttcaacgacgtcctgcaaggaaaggtaCCAAAAGTCACATATGTCGTCAATGGACGTAGGtacgacgggccatactacctagctgacggcatttacccatggtgggaaacatttgtcaaaacagtgccacgtccgcgaagtgcaaaggaaaaacactttgcaagttGTCAAGaagggtgcaggaaggatgtggagcgttgttttggtatcctatcgttgggcgattgtcaggggtgctgccagaatgtTCGATGTAGAGTCATTTCAATCtatcatgatgacgtgcgtcattcttcataacatgattgtggaagatgagttcgattatgatgcggttgatgaatatgagccagagccagacacgatgaacaattcaagaacactgatatattgtgcgcatgatgccaccgaagaacccgtgcaacatgagccattagaaagggatggacattacaatgaaagggtcattcaacgatatactaaacttcaaaggtcatctatgcacaatgatcggcaaattgacttgatagagcaccagtgggcattgaaacaagctgaagatacttaagtttatttagtatgtttgtttgtatttggtgtgtttatgtaattttatttggtgtgttttttgtagtgagttttgtattatttggtatgtttatgtaattttatttggtgtgtttatgtaattccaattggtgagttttttagatttatttggtgtgttttataatttcattatacgtgaacaatttgatgaataaagattctattattaggataaatatattatgaaattaaataaatgtactctcactttaaataaagtactaacttcaataaattggaaacaacataaataataaattacaacccaaagtgattggaaaactatgggctccgattacaaaaagtaccctattcatcatcacttaaccaatctgtggtgctaggatcatcttgtcttgttgtgctaggaccatcttgtcttgatctcgcttctcttgcacgtctcctttgcaccacatccgctttctccgactgccaaaaatatttagaatttggagacatcccttctaaacgcgtgttcataatgtcacgatctcgttgtgcaattctttattctttaagcaactccctttcttgcctaagtagctctctttccctctgttttgcttgaaatgcttgttgaatagctgcagcttttgcctTATCTCTAGCCTTTTCAGCCTCATATTTCGCCAATTCCCGCGCCAACGTCAATTCACCTTGACGAGCAAGTTCTTGCTTATACtttccataatcattcttggaagcactcattttcctctttgaagccttcttaccttgaggcctaattggataacgggtcgacctCGATGCTTGTTCAGGAATGGGCATTTTaggcacttcttctccatcttcttcatcaacatgggagccatgatcgggtgtagagtgtggAGGGGTGCTGTGTACAAAGGTGCTGTGTAGAGGGGTGCTGTTCATGCATACTTCTGGGCCAACaggcacaactttgaatttaggacaatctttaacaatattccaacattcccaccagtggaatgatttgtttcttgatttgattttggcagcataccatgcttgtgcttgaagttgctacaaatgaataataatgaaattattaggtaacaaataaataatacaaacaaataataataatgaaattaggtcacaaataaataatacaaacaaataataataatgaaattattaggtaacaaataaataatacaaacaaataataataatgaaattattaggtaacaaataaataatacaaacaaataataataatgaaattaggtcacaaataaataatgcaaacaaataataataatgaaattaggtaacaaataaataatacaaacaaataattataatcaaattaggtaacaaaataataatacaaacaaataattatattatattcttACCTCATCCGCCCCACTTCGAACATTACTATTAGGTTGTGTTAAGgcatctctccacgtactaaaggaatggctaagtattttccaacgactggacatcgattctttggttcttttcccactcatttgctcaagaaatttggtatgaattaaactccacatttctcgcaactgcatctcattacctgtaagggaattatgagtaacttcaacccagctagtgcacaacgcaacatcttcaagaagcgaccaattcgtacctgcatcagtagtcattttgtggaaaaaaattggattgaaactttgagagaaagataggaatttgattataagtagtggagaaaatatgaaattttggtgtaaggtagatggggAAGAAGTGGTATtcatagaaaagtaaaaacaattttttacaaatttattttagatttttttacaatttttttcggattttttacaatttttttaaatttttattcaaataattaatctctgccattggattttaaaaaatttgaattccaacactctagattgtgccacgtgtcacaacggtaacttttcttaattttaaaactattttttctttttttttaatttataaagcagaTTAATATCAACTGTTGATCTCAAATCGAACGGTTGACAtaaaattaggttttttttaaattaccgTTGCAAATCGGACGGCTCGTATTAAAGAGCCGTTGggatcgaacggaccgtgggaagccacgtggcttcctaACGGTAACTGGGTTTTCTGGGCGCACGGGCCCGTGCCCTGAATTCCTGTCGGGCGACGTGCCCCCACTCGCGAGTGTGGGGCACgcgcctgacacaaaaaaaataaataaaaaaagccgAACCCAGGCCTGACGTCACGAGCTCGGGCCATAAGCCTGTCGATTCCCCACCTTTCCGGtcctcgggctcccaccctcactcgggctcTCCAAGGCTGGAGGCCTACCAACcggccctcgggccctttcctggagcctgtcccccgagcaaccaccatgggtggacttgctcttaagaGAAGAGCCCTTGTCAACTTTTTTCTCACTTTTTccaattttgccctcacttttgaataCATAATATTGACAtgaggagggcaaaatagtgATTTTGTACCATTTGAcaaaataacaatcatatccctattttcCCTGTTTTACCCTCTCTATGACAAAATGgcaatcatatccctatttttcctattttaccctaACTTTtgatacaaaatatttacataaggaggactaaaaaaagtaattatgtaatattaagataaaatatgcacttattaagagaaattgtcccaccatcatttttttcatactctttttaaaattttaaaaactaatcacactccttaataaaaaaacaaaaaacaaaatgaaattgttcacacacacatGGTGTGTGCTCATCGGctagtatatattatataaacctAATCAAATAATAGACGATGTTTCATCCTAACAAATTCTATCCtcgagaggaaaaaaaaatcaaagaaaaagctTCCATTCCCAACTCTAGCCTTTGGCTTTGGGGTCGGTGTCAATCTTCTtgatcttttccttttcttttattttttgtttttgtttttgtttttggtagtGGTCTCTCTATCACTTTTTCAAGAAAGACCTTTGTGATTGTGGTTATGGTTATTCTCTTTTagtgaggatgagagcttttGTAGCAGCTATGATTTACTGCTCAACCTCGAATCTTAAAGGGACAGTTGTTCAAGTATGAGGTGGTGATTTTTTGGTTTGTGTGGTTGGCAATGATTATGTAGAGGAATCTCAACATTTATTAGAGAAGACTAAAAGTATGTTTTTTGCCGACGATTGCGAGATCATCAAAGGGTGGTGTGGTCATTCCTTCGTGGATTGTTGTAGTTGTTCGAGGGATTTACAATCATGTTTTGATGTCGTTGTAAAGTCTTCAGGTGATGTTATGATGTTTACCTTTGTGTTCCTTCACAGTGTTAGGTTCGGCCTGTAAGGCTTAGGCTTTGTGAACTTATCTTTCTTGTTGGTTTAGGTGTGAGTCTCTTGAGATCGAGAATTGTACCGTTGAAGAGTTTATTTTGTCTTGgatcatttttttgttttgtttcggttGTGGTTTTGAAGTTCATTTGCCTAGCAAGGACTATGAAGACATTTTTGTGATGTCTCATATAACAGGGCTTCTTTGTTGAAGGAGCGTCATCTTTTACAAGTTCATCAAAAAGTGATGCAAGGTTTTGTCCTCTTGAGTGTTACCTTTTCGTTTAGTTAGATATGGTTATGTAAGGTAGGTTTTATATTGTCTTTTTGTTGTGTGTGTAATCCCCAAATTATATTCCTAATAAATGATGTTAGtcattttatttgattaatgaaatatttattaacttaaaaacctaATAAATATAGTTACAACATACATGTTACAAATAATATGCATGTTGCAAATCATCCTTTGTGCCCCAAAAGAAGTTACAAAATATTTCACTCAAGCGCGTGAAGATTTCATATAAGGAGGTGGTGTTATCcacacattctttttcgtttttcacatacattttgttaatttatatcatTTGATTTTAAAAGATTTGATCTGccaaccaaaaattaaaatataaatgtaaaaaataaaaaaagatgtgtGGATAGTATCATCCTAAATATCTAATTGTCAAAGTTATTCCTCATATGCTTCGGATTTCTTTTAGCTTATTAATTAGTGTTCTACTGTTGCTTAAAAGAGAGCACAAAAGTGAGGAGctcaataattttttctttttctcttttggggGCCAATGTGACGAAGATCAACAGGTATATGGATTCAAGAGCTGCCCCGATAGTATTGACTGTCGATACCAATATGCTGCATGGAGACACAAATGGCAGGCAATACCTGTTGGATTTTTACAAACTATTTAATTCACAatagataaaaattaaatacaaactaATCAATTATGTCACTAATaattagcatatatatatatttatgcaacATTAATTAGATCAATGCTGCAAATTCTTAGGTAGAGTCGATTAGAATTGCTTTTCTAAAAAGCAATTATGCTCATTAGCGATGTTGCGAAAATTCTTTTAATATAAAAACTTGTGAATTTTCCTTAAAAGTCAAAGTGCTTATTAAAAAAGCATTTAGAAATGCTTTACGAAGAAGCATCTTGCAGGTGCTGCTTCATAAAATGCTTCTACGAGTTAGAAGCTCATTCAGATACTTTTCAAACATAATCGGAAATGCTTTAGTCTTTTAAAAATCACTTTTAGTCTTTCGAGTAGAAATCCTAACAAGCCGAGTATAGCAACACAAGCTATCTTTCTCCTCATATATATGCACACAATTAAATAAATGAgagatttatatatatatatatattttgaactAAAGAAGTGAATTTATACCAAGCGGTTGTAATGAGGCAGTTGAGCAGAGTCATCAGGTATGGGATGCCCAAGAAGAACTGCTCTGTGAACTTATTCTTCATCATGATCCTTTTAAATGCATCCCTATTGTAATATTACATCGCAACTATTAGTTCAAATAATTATTTCACAGTTCCTTcgcagaaaaacaaaagaaggaaaTATAGTTTCACATTTTAGAagggaactgttattaacactaaaaaaaaaaatctcattttgcattcctcacaagtgtattttttttctaaatatagaaagtttataGTGCTCAAAGAGAATTTTAGAGTGCCAGTAATAATTCTCTTTTAGAATATCTAAGTATAGTATGCATACGTTGGTGCCAAGAACTGGAACAAAGCAATTGCATTTCCTACATCAAAGTAAGGAGGAAATCCGTAatcagaaaaaaagaaaaaaaaaagaaaagggaaacacagagagaaaagaaaattaagttgAAACTAACCAAAGATTACTCTGAATAAGAACTTGGGAATATTCATAACCTCTTCAACGCCAAATATTCTAAAGGCTTTCATGCAGAAGAGAAGAAAGCACACTCAGCACAGATGAGGAAAATCTCTCAGATAATTAGTATTAAAGATAGAAACAACTCAAACTTATTTCATTCgaaggtgattctgaaaaaaactAGCTAACTATAGAGCCATTTATACGCAAAAATTGATCAGggaatgaataaataaaattaaaatcaaaattaaaataacgAATGGAAGAAAAGCACAACTAACGAGCCAGCTTTCCAGGACATAGGATTTCCATGCAAAACCAGTTGCTTGCAGCTCAGGACTTGCATAACTCTCCCACGTAAATGAACTCTGAATATCGAGAGATTTGCCAAAATTGTGACTAGGTAATGCGAAAAAGGTGAACTAGCTGCAACTGTcttccaaataaaattttataattcTTTGACATGATCAAGACATGAAAGTTACAAGTTACAACTACTTACTGTTGGGAATGTTGGTAATTGGTTTATTTTAattgtaatgtcattttggtaTAGATAATGTTAGGAAAACTATTTATTTAAACTATATTTAGTCTGTACACTATATGATATATAtggttgttgataattgaattattacgtaagtgttgattaacgtgcttattttttattggtgatacatcacttgatttgcaaatttggtctaaaaaattGATCTGCCTAGCGTTACCCTTTTGGGAGGTGTATGATTAAAATCATGATTGTGTTCCTGTTCGTTTTGGAACTAAGTCTCCATAAATAAACCTTGTAAACTCAGTGTCTATAAGTCAAGTTAGTAAGATGAAATTTTTCACAGCCATGTAGGCATTTTATATAGTCTTGATTAATATTACAGTTTAGATGGACATATATAAATATGGCTTTGAAATGTGTAAATAATGGATTGCAATTATATTGCTAATGGATCATGAAAAAGGAAATATATACCAAAGATGAAATTTGGCAAACCATACAtctaagcttcatttccagTTTTATATACCTGTCAATAATGTATTGTTGTGGTATGTAtacagtttttttattttttttatttttttatttttaagtacaAATTAATAGAAGGCAGCGCGAGAAATTCTAGTAATGTTATTCTCATACAATGATTACTGGACTTTCTTCCCacggagaaatttttcattgttacGGGAACATGGGTGATATACCATGTGTTTTTAGGTAAGTGGtgagaaaatttatttttttagttattaacattttaacacacatatcccaccatttaaaTAGTGGCACGTGATATACTATCCCGTGTTctgatcacattgaaaaatctctcattccCGCGGCCTACTCCCTCTCTAGTTCATTATCTCTCTCATCTGCCTAGAATTCACAAACTTTGCATGCATGCTATTTGCCAAGCACAAATTGAACATTTCATAACTACTAACATGACATAATGAAAGTCGCGCCTACAGAGCTAGTGACTCACAAATTGAGATTGTACAGTTTTAAATCTAGAATCCAACTTTAGGAATAGTTCCCTTAAGAAATTGAAGGGAATAGTTTAGATTGCCATTCTACTCAATACTTTAGCTCTTTGTAtgtcaaaaaattaacaacatgACAACGAAATACCATATTGTGtagtaataaaaaattatttagtaaCAAAATTGAGGATTAAATTAGGtagtcattaaaaaaaaaaagttgtgtgGGGTATTTGTGCCAAGAGATTCGAATGAAAGTTGAAATAAGTGATTGACACACTCTTTTCGATAACCCTCCAATTCTAGGGGCGTTTCAAGTCATTGATATTTAAAGGGAATTACAGTTTGGGAGAAGATAAAAATGCAAATTAAGGAAGCAAATCATCTATTCATGCATGGTGTGTGGGGGTCCCTACTATGTACCTAGCCTATGCTAGAAGCACCCAAATATTTCAAAACAAGAGAGGTTGCATGCGAACGGCGCCCATTAAATTACTCTAGGGATGTGATTTGCTAGTTGTGAAAATTGTATCATTATATGCTTTATTAGGGAATAATATTTGTTATTCAAAGATGAGTATGAGTTTTTacttaaaactattttttgtcAGATTTATAGACTTTCGTGTTTATGTTTAGActcgttcatattataaatcaatcTATAAATATCGCTTCTacaaaaacttaattaaaactaaggtaaTTTAGTCATCAAACTGTATAAAAACATTTGAACGAAATTGGTAAAAACATTACAAACTATCTATGTATAtgctacaatagattgactaaacgactttagttttatttcatttttttgcaaagatgattttTATAGACTAATTCATAATATGAACAGTTCTCATTATAAGCACGAAGCTCTATGATTTgaacatgaaatttttttactaGGTGTTCCTACTCATCATTGAGTAGTCAAGTATTGTTCATACTCACATACTTACAAGTGAGTATTctatgtacccatttttttatttggccTAACAAAATAATGTCATGTGTTCATTGTTTTTAAAACCaataaaaattaaggaaaactaacgaaaagtccacaaaaactttaattttaatgaaaaatgacaaataaaggtgtagtgaatagtaacagggaaatgtaaaaatgtgatttttcgtttaaaatgaacagtacctgaaatatttcattaaaactccctaaaaatTAATAAGATGTCCATTATCttataaaacaataaaacatgtGTCAAAATATCATTGGACAAAATCAAAAGGTGCATACTCACGAATGAGTTCCCAAGTATTATCCTTTATTAGAGCAaattgttgagaatgaatttcaCGTTGATGGGAGAAGTGACCTTGCATAGATTTATAAGCAAGTTGGGTTACTCATATTGCTAATTAATCTGTTTTAGAGTGGAACCACAATTTTATTCATGGTATCAGAGAAGATTGTCATGTGTGACATGTGAAGCCCAACAATCACACGTGCTCCACGCTACcctgtttgtattgtttatgtgttaggcttgaaattTCGGTATAAGTGAGGGGGCGAGTTGAGAATGATTTTCATATTGATGGGATAAAGTACCTTGCGTAGGCTTATAGGTACGTTGGGTTACTACCCAAATTGCCGATTGATTTTATTGTAGAACCTTAACTTTCTTTACAAACCACATTTCACACAGTCGAGGTTAGgtgtaaattttgttttatttaataaaaaggttttgtggTTCTAATTTTTTCGCAAACCTCAAATGTTTTGACAGTTCACCAATTTACTTTGTGTTAGGTTGTCTATCTAATTGACTGTTAATTGATGACATAACAAAAGGAGTAAATTGGTCAAATGTTAAAGCTCTTGGGTGCAACatgataaaattaaaaatttgtgaCCCATTTGAAATTGATGCTAGATTTCGATGGTGTGAAACATACTTACCTcttaatagtattttttttatgcaaTGATATAATTTACACTAAGTGGTGagataataaattaatattaaactcgtcatccacgagatttttaataaaaaacttgAAGTTATCATCATATCATAATACTACATGACTAAGATATATtccattaaaaaacaaaacatatccAATAActataatttttatataaaaatacgaTAAGCAAAAAGTTCAATTggagggtaaaaaaaaattacatttctCCACTTATCAATGTTGTTATACTCTGACTGATTCTTAGTTATAAAATTCTTTTGGTGACATTCTCTCAATGCaaagtcaatttttttttctctcctaaAATTTTTCGTTcgaagttttttttcttctaaactaTAATGTTATCATTTACCAAGAACATGTGAAAAATCCTTAATAGTTGCCTTTTTGGCATGGTCTGCCTTGTATTGGCATGCAGTGGGGAAAATAATATTCAATCGGCTTTGTGCTTTAGGTTTTGTATATAGAGAACTAATTTAACAAGTTAGAGTTAGTTATAAGCCTAATTTGTGGGCCATTTACCAAAAACAATAGGGCAGTTAACAATAATTATTGATTAGTTTTTGAGATTTAGTTGTAGAGatgatcaatttttttataacaacGACATATTGAACTCTACAATGACATAACAATCACACAAAACTGATATAATGACTAAATCATTTCTGCAATCAAATATAAAAAACTGATAATTCGTGCTAATAATTGCCAAAAATTATATACATTAATCCAAATGATGATGTAGATGATGTTTTACCGTAGTGGCAGAAAATAATAATGCCTATGCACCTTGATGCATTTTCGATTCCTTTCGAGTTTCTTCCCTCCCCCAACATTTAACTATTTAACCAATTTACTACTTGAAAGAAGTCATTGCAAATTTGTCTTACATACCTTTGAAATAAGCATATATTGTATCACTAATCTCTCATGTGTAATGTTTTCGAATGTAATTTTTCCTCAATTCGTCTAAatcctttgaaatttgaaagtcACTCACCCAAATAATCTCTTAAAAAAAGCTAAATCGATTGTTAAAGATTAGCTTAATAATCAAAATGCATTGGGTGATAAATAACAGTCAACATTATTTGTGACAAATAAAAGAGAACATTCCAGCCAGCGCATAGCCATACATGTCTCTACTCCTAAGAAAATTCTTTAGTGCCAACGTTTAAATTAACCATATTGCATCTCACTTTTGTTGACCAGTGCAATATAGTATTGTTGGATAAATATCAACAATCAATGATAAATTTATAGatgttaataaataataaatgcgaaCAACTAACCTAATAGAGTATGAACAacgaaataatattaaacagaTAAACTGATGATCGAGGCTTACGTACTACAATGTCCTTGAAATAGATATTTCCCCCCtacagtgcttgtagttctacggacgtttgtttcaccaggattcaacgatctaagttAGAATTCCAGCATCGGAAAATTGACTTCTGGCAAATTTCTATGTGGTTCTCTTAGTAAGAAGGTTTAggattgtagaagaagaattCGATATTTTCTGTATTCTAAATGTCATGCAGatgaatgtatatataataggtttatatattaattagggTAAATggctgtttactaccctcatgtttcgcggttttcaaaatttagtacatcaattttttttcgtcccagagtcatacctaaagtggacagtctcatacatccgttagtcaaactgttaagtctcccgttaagtgatgacgtggcgctcatgtggacaatgactgggcgccacgtgtcataaaaaaattaattaaataattaaaaaaaaaccatccaTTTTCCCCCTCCCGCGCCCCCAacccagaggaagaagaaggaggaaaaaaaacagaaaaagaaaaatcgtctaccaacccagaagaagaagaaaaagaagaagaagaagaaggaagaatgaagaaggagatcagaagaagaagaagaagaaaaaaaaaaaagaaccagaatctgcaacccagatcCCCTTTGTCTTCCCCACCCCAACCCCTATCCCTTCTCCCTCTGCACATCTGCACATCCAAACTTCGCCTGGTGCTCTTCCAAAAACCGCATCCAATCCAAACCCCCTATACTAACGCGCCGCCTCAAAGACCACAGATTCGACACCCCCGACCACCCTTTCGACCCCCTCACCATTCAAGAACTCAACGCCGTCCACTCCGTCGAGCTCCAGGAACCCGACAAGTCCCTCGTCCTCGGATGGAAGCACGACGACCCTCTCTTCCATAGAAATCTCACCTAGCTGCAGAGattcaagaacaaaaaattCTTTTGAAAACATATGTGGTTATGGTTAAGAAATTCCAatctaaaattcaaaataaagattttgaaatcctttAGCTCTGGCAGCATATTGAAGAGTTAAAAATACCATCTACACTTGCTTCTTCTAAAACGACGCAACAAGAGGGAGATCGA
This genomic interval from Malus domestica chromosome 05, GDT2T_hap1 contains the following:
- the LOC114825198 gene encoding bidirectional sugar transporter SWEET1-like; the protein is MKAFRIFGVEEVMNIPKFLFRVIFGNAIALFQFLAPTDAFKRIMMKNKFTEQFFLGIPYLMTLLNCLITTAWYCLPFVSPCSILVSTVNTIGAALESIYLLIFVTLAPKREKEKIIELLTFVLSFKQQ